A genome region from Deinococcus sp. KNUC1210 includes the following:
- a CDS encoding S-layer family protein — protein sequence MTASADTTNNVNSVYVSDPNATGTVKTVMSSRSGTFTTYSPAFTPSAIDGSATLVRATRQNGSSTTTVVPNPADLSKTLTLTDYNDPNCYTSSNVVGVSKTCSRGLLTFTFSRPVTNPVLHVAGVGGNYSVNNTGDAWGIANSYQLTTPGATMTMLGTPSNLAVTNSGTQLGVVSVRSGTSFIQPNCSSTNVVPAGCGSVQINGTYSTLTFAVSMTSTRAVSNTSQLVIPVGDDGTNTNTAITLVDAVDMAVSVDEDFGDAPATYDASNAASHIVSDLKLGSTITADNTTTVNGATIVASSPKAVAAGADNNGTNGDGSSDDAISTFPSLIAGATSYSLPVPISGASQAGQVCGWIDFNRNGTFDSATERACTAFVSGATSVTLNWTGVSAVTVGTNYVRLRASYDTSGVQSPTGRVDSGEVEDYRLTILAAPKLSLQKALPAGRVAATDQFTLGLTSSTSVTTTGTGSSVTSAAISNTNATVGTTYTFSETASGTTNLSNYTSTYACTNTLSGGQTPSGSGTSFTVTPVGGDNLTCTFTNTRKSATLTLKKTWAASSVAGDKVTLSTTGFTNNASTPVSTATVAGNTDTGTSVTVYVGESGTLAETFNVGSSANYTTTLVCSGNATALSGSTLTINPADTAITCTFTNTLIRSDLAIAKTGTTSTSVGSAASYTLTVWNIGPTAVASSTVADTVNTSLLSNVTWTCQAYGTASCGSTTSGSGNTISITTGALPVNNVATSPTSGDYLLFTVSGVATTAGTYTNTATVTAPSGTTDTVSSNNTSTVSNIVVSAASTTMPTPTCTLGSPVNLLAPTTASYYNNTINGFTRPTGASAYATGLADTDKQTYTQPVPLVTNSANYTVSAASGVGKRFVVDMRWSWSNGLNEVSGATTLTLNVNGTDYAVMTTSNGSSTVGSIAALNGAVISQTVVNATTTTGTYGLNPATRSYVVLPASVTAVSSASMKYNSTATGTTDDDVAYNFDSIYACPATLYIAKTSLGDVGTFAFSAFTNATPTTDSITTASVNTPVTSSTLHTITSAPGSTSVAVTETVTPGFTLTAATCSDQNGSSNANGSTTFGTLSGTVLTIPAANILATSNLLCTFTNSKTPTVTLKKLVSGGSGTNTFTFTLSGLNTTSDTAASVPVGTLTTANNGANTATVGTGVTLTEATGSTVPLSSYTTAISCTDSNSAVTGNTVALTSATTAINIPAANIKVGATYICTFTNTRKVTVLSLTKTSNGPWVAGQSGATYTLTPSNSAGDLASSGTITVVDTLPTGITPNWTGTLSINGWSCTFAGQTVTCTSAAVIAAGGTGTAIVLPVNVSGAAGTVTNYAAISGGGDTRTAPTPGASCTPTGMCASTSTVLTALNPDLSLVKTGAVLANPASPLTYSLVVTNLTSSAAANTVVTDTLPTGVTFVSASNSGTYSSGTNTVTWNLGTVAANATQTLTVTVTTPSVAAVGAGNKTLTNTATVAAPNDTNSTNNTGTATTNLILGTLSKTVQNVKTGSTVGTTGTGLPGDVLEYCIGFQNQGSVDLPSFQITDSVPSNVTALRTGGTSVNGYDTLANSAGFTGSGYGVKLTRGAVVSYLSSASDTDSGSLTGSGGTYSQGAMTVSLGTLAMGESGTACFRAVIK from the coding sequence GTGACTGCATCTGCCGACACCACCAACAACGTCAATTCGGTCTATGTCTCTGACCCGAATGCCACTGGCACCGTTAAAACGGTGATGAGTAGCCGGTCGGGAACGTTTACGACGTACAGCCCCGCGTTTACGCCGAGTGCGATCGACGGCAGTGCAACACTTGTCCGTGCGACGCGTCAGAACGGCAGCAGTACCACGACGGTTGTTCCCAATCCCGCTGACCTCAGCAAAACTCTGACGCTCACCGATTACAACGATCCGAATTGTTATACGTCATCCAATGTCGTCGGCGTGAGCAAGACCTGTTCGCGCGGCCTCCTGACCTTTACCTTCTCGCGCCCCGTGACCAACCCGGTCCTTCATGTGGCAGGCGTCGGTGGCAACTACTCAGTCAACAACACCGGGGATGCGTGGGGGATAGCGAACAGCTATCAGCTCACGACGCCGGGGGCCACCATGACCATGCTCGGCACCCCCAGCAATCTGGCGGTCACCAACTCGGGGACCCAGCTCGGGGTGGTCAGCGTTCGGTCGGGTACCAGCTTTATCCAACCCAACTGCTCGAGCACCAATGTCGTCCCAGCCGGGTGTGGCAGCGTCCAGATCAACGGCACCTACTCGACCCTGACCTTTGCCGTCTCCATGACCTCGACCCGTGCGGTCTCCAATACCTCTCAACTCGTCATTCCAGTCGGTGATGACGGCACCAATACCAACACGGCCATTACCCTCGTCGACGCGGTCGATATGGCGGTCAGTGTGGATGAGGATTTTGGCGACGCGCCTGCCACCTACGACGCCTCGAATGCTGCCAGCCATATCGTCTCTGACCTCAAACTGGGCAGCACCATCACCGCCGACAACACCACCACCGTCAACGGCGCGACCATCGTCGCTTCCAGTCCGAAGGCCGTGGCCGCCGGAGCCGACAACAACGGCACCAACGGCGACGGCAGTTCCGACGATGCCATCAGCACCTTCCCGTCACTGATTGCGGGCGCGACCAGCTACAGCCTGCCGGTACCGATTTCCGGTGCGTCTCAGGCGGGGCAGGTCTGCGGCTGGATCGATTTCAACCGCAACGGCACCTTCGATTCGGCCACCGAACGGGCCTGCACCGCGTTTGTGTCCGGCGCCACCAGCGTGACGCTCAACTGGACGGGTGTGAGTGCGGTCACGGTGGGCACCAACTACGTGCGTCTGCGGGCCAGCTACGACACCTCGGGGGTTCAGAGTCCCACTGGCCGGGTCGACAGCGGCGAAGTCGAAGATTACCGCCTGACCATCCTGGCCGCGCCCAAACTGAGTCTGCAAAAGGCACTGCCAGCGGGACGCGTCGCAGCGACCGACCAGTTCACTCTCGGTCTGACCAGTTCCACCTCGGTCACGACCACCGGGACGGGCAGCAGCGTCACCAGTGCGGCCATCAGCAACACCAATGCCACCGTTGGAACGACGTATACCTTCAGCGAAACCGCGTCCGGCACGACCAACCTGAGCAACTACACCAGCACCTACGCCTGTACCAATACCCTGTCGGGCGGTCAGACGCCCAGTGGCAGCGGCACCAGCTTCACCGTCACGCCCGTCGGCGGCGACAACCTGACCTGCACCTTCACCAACACCCGCAAGAGCGCCACCCTGACCCTGAAAAAGACCTGGGCCGCATCGAGTGTCGCAGGCGACAAGGTCACGCTGTCGACCACGGGCTTTACCAACAATGCCAGCACCCCCGTTTCCACCGCAACGGTGGCAGGTAATACCGATACCGGTACGTCCGTCACGGTCTACGTCGGCGAGAGTGGCACCCTGGCGGAAACCTTCAATGTCGGTTCCAGCGCCAACTACACCACCACACTGGTCTGTAGCGGCAACGCCACGGCCCTCAGCGGCAGCACCCTGACCATCAACCCGGCCGACACCGCTATCACCTGTACTTTCACCAACACGCTCATTCGTTCGGATCTGGCGATTGCCAAGACCGGCACCACCAGCACCTCCGTCGGCAGTGCCGCCAGCTACACCCTGACCGTCTGGAACATCGGACCCACGGCAGTCGCAAGCTCAACCGTGGCCGATACTGTCAACACTTCCCTGCTGTCCAACGTCACCTGGACCTGTCAGGCCTACGGCACGGCCAGCTGCGGCAGTACCACCAGCGGCAGTGGCAACACCATCAGCATCACCACCGGTGCACTGCCGGTGAACAATGTGGCGACGAGTCCGACCAGCGGCGATTACCTGCTGTTCACCGTGTCGGGTGTGGCCACCACGGCGGGCACCTACACCAACACCGCCACCGTGACCGCTCCTTCGGGCACCACCGACACGGTCAGCAGCAACAACACCAGCACCGTCAGCAACATCGTGGTCAGCGCCGCCTCCACCACGATGCCCACACCCACCTGTACGCTGGGTTCGCCGGTCAACCTGCTGGCTCCCACCACTGCCAGTTATTACAACAACACCATCAACGGCTTTACCCGGCCCACGGGAGCCTCGGCCTACGCCACCGGTCTTGCCGATACCGACAAGCAGACCTATACCCAGCCGGTTCCTCTGGTCACCAACTCGGCCAATTACACCGTGAGCGCGGCCAGCGGCGTCGGCAAGCGCTTCGTCGTCGATATGCGCTGGTCGTGGTCGAACGGTCTGAATGAAGTCTCGGGGGCCACCACACTGACGCTGAACGTCAACGGCACCGACTATGCCGTGATGACCACCTCGAACGGCTCCAGCACGGTGGGCAGCATCGCGGCCCTCAACGGCGCCGTGATTTCGCAGACCGTCGTCAATGCCACCACTACGACGGGGACGTACGGCCTGAACCCGGCCACCCGAAGTTATGTCGTCCTGCCGGCTTCGGTCACCGCCGTGTCCAGTGCGAGTATGAAATACAACTCCACGGCGACAGGCACAACAGATGACGATGTGGCCTACAACTTCGACAGCATCTATGCATGCCCGGCGACCCTATATATCGCCAAGACCAGTCTCGGAGACGTCGGCACCTTCGCGTTCAGCGCGTTCACCAATGCCACGCCCACCACCGACAGCATCACCACGGCGAGTGTCAACACGCCGGTCACCTCCAGCACCCTGCACACCATCACCTCGGCGCCTGGCTCGACCAGTGTGGCGGTGACCGAGACGGTCACGCCGGGCTTTACCCTGACAGCCGCGACCTGTAGCGATCAGAACGGATCCAGCAATGCCAACGGCAGCACCACCTTCGGCACGCTGTCGGGCACTGTGCTGACCATTCCCGCCGCCAACATTCTGGCAACGTCCAACCTGCTGTGTACCTTTACCAACAGCAAAACGCCCACCGTGACCCTGAAAAAACTGGTCTCGGGCGGCAGCGGCACCAACACCTTCACCTTCACTCTGAGCGGGCTGAACACCACCTCGGACACCGCCGCCAGTGTGCCCGTCGGCACGCTGACCACGGCCAACAACGGGGCCAACACCGCTACCGTCGGCACGGGCGTCACCCTTACGGAAGCCACGGGCAGCACGGTGCCGCTGAGCAGCTACACCACCGCCATCAGTTGCACGGATAGCAACAGTGCCGTCACGGGCAATACGGTGGCGCTCACGTCGGCCACCACCGCGATCAACATTCCGGCTGCCAATATCAAGGTGGGCGCGACGTACATCTGCACCTTCACCAACACCCGGAAAGTCACGGTGCTGTCGCTGACGAAAACCAGCAACGGTCCCTGGGTGGCCGGGCAGAGCGGGGCCACCTACACCCTGACGCCCAGCAACAGCGCCGGAGATCTGGCCAGCAGCGGCACCATCACGGTAGTGGACACGCTGCCCACGGGGATCACTCCCAACTGGACAGGTACGCTGAGTATCAACGGCTGGAGCTGCACCTTCGCGGGCCAGACGGTGACCTGCACCAGTGCAGCGGTCATCGCGGCGGGGGGTACCGGCACCGCCATCGTCCTGCCCGTCAACGTCAGCGGCGCAGCGGGAACGGTGACCAATTACGCCGCGATCAGTGGCGGCGGCGATACACGGACAGCCCCCACCCCCGGCGCCAGTTGCACCCCCACCGGCATGTGCGCCTCCACCTCCACCGTTCTTACGGCTCTCAACCCCGACCTCAGCCTGGTCAAGACGGGTGCTGTTCTGGCCAATCCTGCCTCTCCGCTGACCTACAGTCTGGTGGTGACCAATCTCACCAGTTCGGCGGCGGCCAACACGGTCGTGACCGATACGCTGCCGACCGGCGTGACCTTCGTGAGTGCCAGCAACAGCGGCACCTACAGCAGCGGCACCAACACCGTGACCTGGAATCTGGGAACGGTGGCGGCCAATGCCACGCAGACACTAACAGTGACGGTGACGACGCCCAGTGTGGCTGCGGTGGGTGCGGGTAACAAAACGTTGACCAACACGGCCACGGTTGCCGCACCCAACGACACCAACAGCACGAACAACACCGGCACGGCCACGACCAATCTGATTCTGGGCACGCTGAGCAAAACGGTGCAGAACGTCAAGACTGGCAGCACGGTCGGAACCACCGGCACAGGTCTGCCCGGCGACGTTCTGGAATACTGTATCGGCTTCCAGAATCAGGGAAGCGTCGACCTGCCCTCTTTCCAGATCACCGACTCGGTGCCGTCCAATGTCACGGCGCTGCGAACGGGAGGAACGTCGGTTAACGGGTACGATACCCTTGCCAACAGCGCCGGATTTACTGGCAGTGGGTACGGCGTGAAGCTGACACGCGGCGCGGTGGTGTCTTACCTGAGCAGCGCCAGCGATACCGACAGCGGCTCTCTCACGGGCAGTGGGGGCACCTACAGTCAGGGAGCGATGACCGTCAGTCTGGGCACCCTGGCAATGGGCGAAAGCGGCACGGCCTGCTTCAGAGCGGTCATCAAATAG